Within the Amycolatopsis camponoti genome, the region CGTGTCCGAGCAGCAGACCACCTCCAGTGGCACCGTCCAGTCCGTCACCGGCACCGCCAAGGTGAAGCGCGGCATGGCCGAGATGCTCAAGGGCGGCGTGATCATGGACGTGGTCACCGCCGAGCAGGCCAAGATCGCCGAAGACGCCGGCGCGGTCGCGGTGATGGCGCTGGAGCGCGTGCCCGCCGACATCCGCGCCCAGGGCGGCGTGGCGCGGATGAGCGACCCCGACCTGATCGACGGCATCATCGAAGCCGTCTCGATCCCGGTGATGGCGAAGGCCCGCATCGGCCACTTCGTCGAGGCGCAGGTGCTGCAGTCCCTCGGGGTCGACTACGTGGACGAGTCCGAGGTGCTCACCCCGGCCGACTACGCCAACCACATCGACAAGTGGGCGTTCACCGTCCCCTTCGTCTGCGGCGCGACCAACCTCGGCGAGGCCCTGCGCCGCATCACCGAGGGCGCGGCGATGATCCGCTCCAAGGGCGAGGCCGGCACCGGTGACGTCTCCAACGCCACCACGCACATGCGGCAGATCCGCGGCGAGATCCGGAAGCTGACTTCGCTGCCCGAGGACGAGCTGTTCGTCGCGGCCAAGGAACTGCAGGCGCCGTACGAGCTGGTTCGCGAGGTGGCGCAGGCCGGCAAGCTGCCGGTGGTGCTGTTCACGGCAGGTGGCATCGCCACCCCGGCCGACGCGGCGATGATGATGCAGCTCGGCGCCGAGGGCGTGTTCGTCGGCTCCGGCATCTTCAAGTCCGGCAACCCGGCCCAGCGCGCGGCGGCGATCGTCAAGGCGACGACGTTCCACGACGACCCCGACGTCCTCGCGAAGATCTCGCGCGGCTTGGGCGAGGCCATGGTCGGCATCAACGTCGAGGAGCTCCCGGAGCCGCACCGCCTCGCCGAGCGCGGCTGGTAACGCCACCTCGGTCGCACTGGAGAGGCGCCGTTCACGGGGCCTCTCCAGTGCGCCGGGATGCGGTCTACACCGTCATGGTGTGGTGCGCCGCGAGGTAGGTGACGAGGTTGCCGGGCCGATACGGCGGCTGCTTGTTCTTGTGGCGGTCCACCGCGGTGGACGCGGCGAACTCGGACCGCGGATCCACCGTGCCGATGGGGCGAACCATCGAGCCGAACAAGCCGAAGAACCCGGTGAGCGAATCGTGCAGGTCGCCGAGGGGTTTGCCGGGGTACAAGCCGGTGAGGGCACCCGGTTCGAAGGCGAGGCCGCAGTGGTGCGCCCGGTCGGTCATCCAGCGCAGGGCGAGGTCGGAGAGGTCGGACACCGGATGCCCGCCGCCGACGTCGGAGTGATCCCCGGCGAACCAGACTTGTTCGCGCTCCTGGTCGGCCTCCGACGGCTTCCAGACCGCCGGTGCGAACGACGGCCGGTGCTCGTCCACGGCCAGGGCCTGGAAGGCCGACTGCACGATCGAGGACAGTTGCGTGTCGTGGAACTGCCACCGCCGGTTCAGCAGGTTGAGCAGGCGGCCGCCGCTGAGCGGGATGCCCAGCGCGCCGACGGTGTCCCAGACCCCGATGAACCGGATGGGGGTCCGGTCTTCGTGGGCGTGTTCCCGGCGGAACTTCTTGGGCTCCGGGCTCTCCGGGGTGGTCGAAGGGTCCCGGTCGCGATAAAGCCGGTAGGCCTCTTTGATGAGGCCCACGTTCTCGAGGCGCAGGACGCCGCAGTTCCGGATGAATCCCACGGTACTGCGAGCGGTGAACGCGCCGCGGCTGAAGCCGAAGAAGAAGAGTTCGTCGCCGGGTTCGTAGTTTCTCACGACGAACTCGTAGGCATCCCGTACCTTGGCCGAGAGGCCCGCGCCGAACGCGCCACCGGTGAGGTGGTCCCACAGGTTCGTCCCGGTGCCGACGCCGTCGCCGTGGTAGGCGATCTGGCGTGTGCCAACGGAGTCCGCCGCGGCGACGGCGTTCTTGACCTTCGCCACGTTCGTGGGATTCGGCTGGCCGAGTTTGTTCCAGGTGCCGTCGCAGCAGATCACCAGACGTTTCGTCATGTTTCCTCCCGGCGCCGGATCATCTTGAGTCGCACCTGGACAGTGGGTGTCGCGCGCGGGAAAATACAAAACCCGCCATGGTTTCCCGATTTCCGGATCGACGTTCGCGCGGTGATTTCTCCTCGCCGGGGAAGTCCGTATCACGGCCGCCGGCGGGCGCTCCGTCCTGGCGGAGGTGTCATCATGTGGACTGTCGGATTTTGGAAAGACGCGTTCGAACGTTCGGTCCGGACCGCCGCACAGGCGGGGGCGTCGATGTTCGTCGCGGCCGGGTCGGGGCTGCTCGACATGCACTGGCTCACGTTCTTCTCCACCGTGGGCACGGCGACGGTGCTGTCGCTGCTGATGTCGATCGGCGGCGTGATCAAGACTCCGGACGGGACCGCGGCCCTGTACCCGAAGAACAAGAGCGACGAGAAGCCGCCGGCGGCCGACGCGGTTCCGGCGACGTCGTCGAGTTCGTGACGCCGGGCAGGCGAGCCCGCCAGAACTCCGACCCGGGGAACCGGCGCTCCCAGCCGTAGATCTCCGAATAGCGGGCGAAGTAGTCGGCCGCCATGCCGTCGACCAGCGCGAGGTAGTGCGCTCGGTCGCCATCGGTCAAGGCGTCCGCCGCGGCCGTCGCCATGCGCAACGCGCAAGTCACCCCACCGGACGAAAGCGGATCCGTCGCGAAGGCGGCGTCCCCGACCGCCAGCCAGCCCGGTCCGGCCGCGCCGGGCCGCAGCCGATGGCCGGCGGCGGTGACCACCCGGACGGGGCTCCCCGCCCGGCCGCGGACGAACTGCCGGACGTGGGTCGTGGCCGCCAGCGCCGCGAGCCGGCCGGCGGCCCCGTCGGGCGTCTCGATCGGCCCGTACCTCGCGGGGTCGAGGAGAAGCTCCCCGGCCTCGATCCCGGGGCGGAGCGCCCCGCCGACGCAGTTTTCCAGCGCGGCCTTGTCCATGCCGTCGGGCGTGAAATGCTTGGACACCGGTGGTCCGTCCACCCACGCCGCGTTCCA harbors:
- the pdxS gene encoding pyridoxal 5'-phosphate synthase lyase subunit PdxS, with translation MSEQQTTSSGTVQSVTGTAKVKRGMAEMLKGGVIMDVVTAEQAKIAEDAGAVAVMALERVPADIRAQGGVARMSDPDLIDGIIEAVSIPVMAKARIGHFVEAQVLQSLGVDYVDESEVLTPADYANHIDKWAFTVPFVCGATNLGEALRRITEGAAMIRSKGEAGTGDVSNATTHMRQIRGEIRKLTSLPEDELFVAAKELQAPYELVREVAQAGKLPVVLFTAGGIATPADAAMMMQLGAEGVFVGSGIFKSGNPAQRAAAIVKATTFHDDPDVLAKISRGLGEAMVGINVEELPEPHRLAERGW
- a CDS encoding DUF2235 domain-containing protein translates to MTKRLVICCDGTWNKLGQPNPTNVAKVKNAVAAADSVGTRQIAYHGDGVGTGTNLWDHLTGGAFGAGLSAKVRDAYEFVVRNYEPGDELFFFGFSRGAFTARSTVGFIRNCGVLRLENVGLIKEAYRLYRDRDPSTTPESPEPKKFRREHAHEDRTPIRFIGVWDTVGALGIPLSGGRLLNLLNRRWQFHDTQLSSIVQSAFQALAVDEHRPSFAPAVWKPSEADQEREQVWFAGDHSDVGGGHPVSDLSDLALRWMTDRAHHCGLAFEPGALTGLYPGKPLGDLHDSLTGFFGLFGSMVRPIGTVDPRSEFAASTAVDRHKNKQPPYRPGNLVTYLAAHHTMTV
- a CDS encoding holin, whose amino-acid sequence is MWTVGFWKDAFERSVRTAAQAGASMFVAAGSGLLDMHWLTFFSTVGTATVLSLLMSIGGVIKTPDGTAALYPKNKSDEKPPAADAVPATSSSS
- a CDS encoding NAD(P)/FAD-dependent oxidoreductase, which produces MLLPQEPQAFPAGDGRHPARQRRRLTHRRQAFDEPEPHARADDTQVRRAVRRGEAHAAARVRPGRRAGPATDPTQKQRVRDWVTAGKTDGSWNAAWVDGPPVSKHFTPDGMDKAALENCVGGALRPGIEAGELLLDPARYGPIETPDGAAGRLAALAATTHVRQFVRGRAGSPVRVVTAAGHRLRPGAAGPGWLAVGDAAFATDPLSSGGVTCALRMATAAADALTDGDRAHYLALVDGMAADYFARYSEIYGWERRFPGSEFWRARLPGVTNSTTSPEPRRPPAASRRSCSSGTGPRSRPES